The Bosea sp. 685 DNA window CCCGCTTCGCCTTCGGCCTTGCCGTCGCCGAAGGTGTAGACCCATTTACCGCCTGCCATCACCAATGCCTCTTCATCCAGCCACCGCGGCAACGCGACGGCGATCCAAAAGTTTCCAGCGAAGCGCCGCGGGCGCCATACAACGACAGCGCGGCGGAGACGGCGTGGTCATGCCGAAAAGCAGCTGAACAATCAATGAGCGGACGCCAGGATGGAAGCCATCGGCTCAGCCTGGGTTGCGCTTTGCCGCGCGCGGCCAGCGCAGCGGCCAGGCGACGATCCGCTCCGGCATGTCATCCTCGGAGACCTCGTCCTCGCTGCCGGAGACGCGCCCTTTCACCGACACGCCCGCCTCGACCACGGTGTGCGGATCGCCCGAGACCAGCGGATGCCACCAGGGCAGATCGCGCCCCGTCGCGACCAGCCGGTAGGCGCAGGTCGGCGGCAGCCAGCGCAGCGTGCGCACCGCGGCCGGCGTCAGTGTGATGCAATCGGGTACGATGCTGGAGCGGTTGGGGTAGTCCTTGCAGCGGCAGGAGCCGGCATCGAACAGGCGGCAGCCGACATTGGTCGCGAGGATCTCGCCGCTATCCTCATCCTCGAGCTTGATCAGGCAGCAGCGGCCGCAACCGTCGCAGAGCGATTCCCATTGCTCCTTGCTCATCTCCTCGAGCGAGGTCGTGCGCCAGAAAGGCTCGGTCGGGGGAGACTTCTCGGTCATGCCTGCGCTTATGCGCCGCTCCGCCTCGCGAGGGAAGCTGACGCA harbors:
- a CDS encoding YcgN family cysteine cluster protein is translated as MTEKSPPTEPFWRTTSLEEMSKEQWESLCDGCGRCCLIKLEDEDSGEILATNVGCRLFDAGSCRCKDYPNRSSIVPDCITLTPAAVRTLRWLPPTCAYRLVATGRDLPWWHPLVSGDPHTVVEAGVSVKGRVSGSEDEVSEDDMPERIVAWPLRWPRAAKRNPG